The Thermodesulfobacteriota bacterium region CACTCCTTGCATAACTGCAGTGATAGCAAGTAGAAGAAATAATCTCTTAAATGGAATCATAGATTACTACTTATTACAGTGTTCAGCTTTGAGCTGCGCTGCCCCTGTGAACCCCATTGAGCCTGCTTTATCTATATCCTTACAGCCGGACTCTACCTGGCCTAGGGAAATTTTTGCTATCCCTCTTCCTGCATAGGCCGCAACATCATTTGGATTGAGTCCAATAGCCTTGTTGAAATCCGCAAGCGCTCCCTCATTATCACCTATTGCACCCTTTGCATTGGCCCTGAAAATAAACAGCATAGGATCATTCGGGTTGAGTTTAATAGCTTGGTTATAGTCCAATATAGCGCCGTCACCATCTCTTATAGCGAGTTTTGCGTTACCTCTGAAGGTATAGTAGATCGCGTTATTAGGATCAAGCTCTATTGCTTTGTTGAAATCCTGTATAGCTCCTTGATAGTCTTTTAGTATGCCCTTTGGAAAACCCCTGCCGGCATATAGGGTGGCATCATTAGGGTCTATCTCGATTGCTTTAGTAAAATCTAGAATTGAACCCTGA contains the following coding sequences:
- a CDS encoding tetratricopeptide repeat protein; amino-acid sequence: QGSILDFTKAIEIDPNDATLYAGRGFPKGILKDYQGAIQDFNKAIELDPNNAIYYTFRGNAKLAIRDGDGAILDYNQAIKLNPNDPMLFIFRANAKGAIGDNEGALADFNKAIGLNPNDVAAYAGRGIAKISLGQVESGCKDIDKAGSMGFTGAAQLKAEHCNK